The genome window GATTTTCTGTACGAGCTCAATGACTACCGCAGCATTGTTCGTAACGGCGATCAACTACTGATGATTGGCGCCGATCGTGAAGTGCTGAGTTTTACGCAACGCTCTGTGACCACTAAATAAAAAGTATTAATACCTTTATGAAAAAATCCAAACTTCTATTTTGTACACTCGGCCTATTATTTCCAGGCACTGGTCTGAATTGCTTTTATTTGCAGGGCCTCAAATCCTTCTGGGCTTGGGCACAATTGTTCGCATTATTTGGAGGATTTGTTGGCTGGGGTCTACTCAAAGATGCACACTTTCACTCAGGCCCTGGTTGGGTGCTACTGACTTTTGGCTTTATTGCAATTGAAGCAAGTTGGCTCACCACAATTGCTTTTGGTCTTCGTCCTGATGAAAAATGGGATGCACAATTTAATCCTGGCATTGCAGAAGATCAGCGCAGTCAATCGGGCTGGTTAGTCATTTTGACAGTCATCTTTTCTCTAGTGCTTGGCGCTGGTGTCATGATGACCTTCTTGGCGATTGCATTTGAGCAATTCTTTATTTCTCAGCTCCAAGAAGCCAGAAAGCTATCCCAGTAATAGCAAATAGCTTTCGTATGTAGTGCTAACTTGATATTGGCAATACTTTAGAACTGCTCCACTTCTAATGCATTGGTAGAGTACCCGCCTTCAACAATCGATGTCGCCAAAGCTTGCGCTTGTGGCAATAAGTTTTCGGCAAAGAAGCGGGCTGTTGCAATCTTGGTGTTGTAGAAGGCAGGATCGCTATCGCGCAAACGCTCTGCTGCCAATAAGCCACGTGCCATTTGCCAGCCACCCAAAACTAAGCCGGACAAACGTAAGTAAGCAAAGCTACCAGCGTATACCGCTTTGGTATCTGTCTTCGCATTTGCCAAGATATAAGCCACTGCCTCATCAAATGCAGCACGCCCAGCAGTTAATTGCTTTAGCACCGCTTTGGCATCCGCGCTACCACTGGTAGCCAGTTCTTTTTCAGTTTCCGCAATTCGTTGTGCAAGTACTTTTGCAGTAGCGCCGCCATCACGGACAGTTTTTCTGCCGACCAAGTCATTCGCCTGAATCGCTGTTGTGCCTTCATAAATCGTCAGAATGCGTGCATCACGATAGTGTTGTGCAGCACCAGTCTCTTCAATAAAGCCCATACCGCCATGCACTTGCACGCCCAGACTGGCAACTTCAATCGACATCTCGGTAGAGAAGCCCTTCACAATGGGTACCAAGAATTCATAAACGGATTGATTGGCTTTGCGTACCGTTTCATCTGGCGCAGCATGCTGTGCATCGTATGCAGCGGCAGCGTAATACGCTAAGGCGCGAGATGCCTCAACATAAGCGCGCATCGTCATCAACATGCGCTTCACATCGGGCTGATGAATAATTGCCACTGGACCTGGAGACCCAGCTAGGTCACGACTTTGAACACGATCTTTAGCGTATTGAACCGCTTTTTGATAGGCGCGCTCTGCTACAGCAATACCTTGCATGCCCACCGCAAAACGTGCGGCGTTCATCATCACAAACATATATTCAAGACCGCGATTTTCTTCGCCAACCAAATAACCAATCGCACCACCGTGATCGCCAAACTGTAATACAGCGGTTGGGCTAGCCTTAATACCTAGCTTATGTTCAATAGACACACAGTGAACATCATTACGCTCAACTAAAGAGCCATCTGCATTGACTAAGAACTTAGGCACTACAAATAAAGAGATTCCCTTAACTCCTTCAGGCGCATCAGGCGTTCTCGCCAAGACTAGATGAATAATATTCTTGGCCATATCGTGCTCACCATAGGTGATATAGATCTTAGTACCAAATATTTTGTAAGTGCCATTACCTTCAGGCACAGCTTTAGAGCGCACCATCGATAAATCAGAGCCTGCTTGTGGCTCGGTCAAGCACATTGAACCAGTCCACTCACCAGAAATCATACTGGGCACAAACTGCTCTTGAAGCTCGGGGCTTGCAGCAGTGAGCAATGCTTCAATTGCACCATCCGTCAGCATCGGGCACAAAGCAAATGACAAGCTAGCCGAGTGAACCATTTCAAAACAGGCGGTAGCAATCAGCTTTGGCAAACCTTGGCCACCAAACTCTGCGGGATGAATGACACCCTGCCAGCCTGCAGCAGCAAATTGTTCAAATGCTTCTTTAAAGCCAGGAGTAGTTGTCACTACACCATCTTTTAATGAGCTTGGCTTTTGATCGCCAGTCCAATTGAGTGGCGCCACAACATCTTGATTAAACTTTGCCGACTCTTCTAAGATGGCTGGGGCCAAATCAACATCAGCTCCCGCTTCTGCATAAGATGGGTAAGCCACCACTTCTGACAGTCCCGCTAATTCATTCATAACAAACAACATGTCTTTCACGGGGGCTACGTATGGCATTACAACTCCTATTGATTCAAATCGAATGGAATATAAAATTATGAGAGGGCTTTCGTTAACTCAGGTACTGCGGTGAAGAGGTCAGCCACTAAGCCGTAATCTGCAACACCAAAGATTGGTGCTTCAGGATCTTTATTAATGGCAACAATCACTTTGGAATCTTTCATACCCGCCAAATGCTGAATCGCGCCCGAGATACCAACGGCAACATATAGTTGTGGAGCAACGATCTTGCCTGTTTGACCAACTTGATAGTCATTGGGGACATAACCCGCATCTACAGCAGCGCGTGAGGCACCCAAGGCTGCACCCAATTTGTCCGCTAAAGGGACAACCAGTTCCTGATACTTTTCACCAGAGCCCAAACCACGACCGCCAGATACGATGATCTTGGCCGCAGTGAGTTCTGGGCGATCTGATTTAGTAAGTTCACGACCGACAAAAGAAGACTTGCCAGCGCTATCAGCGGCGGCGCCCTTTTCAATTGCAGCAGATCCACCAGTAGCAGCTACAGGATCAAATCCCGTAGTGCGCACAGTGATCACTTTGACCGCATCACCAGACTGAACGGTGGCAATTGCATTACCTGCATAGATCGGACGCTCAAAAGTATCAGCAGAGATAACTTTAGTAATGTCAGATAACTGAGCCACATCCAACTTAGCAGCAACGCGTGGCAATACATTCTTACCATTAGCGGTTGCTGGTGCGAGGATATGGCTGTAGCCATTCGCAATCGAAAGAATCTGTGCGGCCAAAGGTTCGGCCAATTGATCTGCCAAATTAGCGGCATCAATTTGAATCACTTTGCGTACGCCGGCTATTTGAGCTGCTGCAGTTGCAGCTGCGTCAGCGCCACTACCAGCAACCAACACATCCACATCCGGGGAGCACTGCAAAGCTGCAGCAACGGCATTTAAGGTCGCCGCCTTTAAGGATTGATTGTCGTGTTCAGCAATTACAAGAGCAGCCATTTAAATCACCTTCGCTTCATTTTTGAGTTTATCAACCAGAGCGGTTACGTCAGCAACCATCACACCAGCACTACGCTTTGGTGGCTCTTCTACTTTGAGCGTTTTCAGACGTGGGGCAATGTCAACACCGAGATCTTCTGGTTTAACAATATCGATCGTCTTCTTCTTAGCCTTCATGATGTTGGGCAAAGTGACATAGCGCGGCTCATTGAGGCGCAAGTCAGTAGTAATCACTGCCGGCAATGACAGAGCGATGGTTTCTAAACCACCGTCAACCTCGCGAGTCACGGTGGCTTTACCATCAGCAATCACTACTTTAGAAGCAAAAGTTGCTTGTGGAATATCCATCAAGCTAGCCAACATCTGACCTGTTTGATTGCTATCGTCATCAATCGCTTGTTTACCGAGGATGATGACTTGCACTTGCTCTTTATCGGAGAGCGCCTTGAGAATCTTCGCTACTGCCAAGGGTTGCAACTCAGTATCGGTCTCGACCAAAATCGCACGATCTGCACCAATGGCTAAAGCCGTACGCAGGGTTTCTTGGCATTGAGTCACGCCAGCAGTCACTACCACTATTTCAGTTGCAATACCTGCTTCTTTGAGGCGCACTGCTTCTTCAACAGCAATCTCATCAAAAGGATTCATGCTCATTTTGACGTTAGCAATATCGACGCCAGAGTTATCTGACTTCACACGAACTTTGACGTTGTAATCAAC of Polynucleobacter sp. AP-Titi-500A-B4 contains these proteins:
- a CDS encoding acyl-CoA dehydrogenase codes for the protein MPYVAPVKDMLFVMNELAGLSEVVAYPSYAEAGADVDLAPAILEESAKFNQDVVAPLNWTGDQKPSSLKDGVVTTTPGFKEAFEQFAAAGWQGVIHPAEFGGQGLPKLIATACFEMVHSASLSFALCPMLTDGAIEALLTAASPELQEQFVPSMISGEWTGSMCLTEPQAGSDLSMVRSKAVPEGNGTYKIFGTKIYITYGEHDMAKNIIHLVLARTPDAPEGVKGISLFVVPKFLVNADGSLVERNDVHCVSIEHKLGIKASPTAVLQFGDHGGAIGYLVGEENRGLEYMFVMMNAARFAVGMQGIAVAERAYQKAVQYAKDRVQSRDLAGSPGPVAIIHQPDVKRMLMTMRAYVEASRALAYYAAAAYDAQHAAPDETVRKANQSVYEFLVPIVKGFSTEMSIEVASLGVQVHGGMGFIEETGAAQHYRDARILTIYEGTTAIQANDLVGRKTVRDGGATAKVLAQRIAETEKELATSGSADAKAVLKQLTAGRAAFDEAVAYILANAKTDTKAVYAGSFAYLRLSGLVLGGWQMARGLLAAERLRDSDPAFYNTKIATARFFAENLLPQAQALATSIVEGGYSTNALEVEQF
- a CDS encoding electron transfer flavoprotein subunit alpha/FixB family protein, whose translation is MAALVIAEHDNQSLKAATLNAVAAALQCSPDVDVLVAGSGADAAATAAAQIAGVRKVIQIDAANLADQLAEPLAAQILSIANGYSHILAPATANGKNVLPRVAAKLDVAQLSDITKVISADTFERPIYAGNAIATVQSGDAVKVITVRTTGFDPVAATGGSAAIEKGAAADSAGKSSFVGRELTKSDRPELTAAKIIVSGGRGLGSGEKYQELVVPLADKLGAALGASRAAVDAGYVPNDYQVGQTGKIVAPQLYVAVGISGAIQHLAGMKDSKVIVAINKDPEAPIFGVADYGLVADLFTAVPELTKALS
- a CDS encoding electron transfer flavoprotein subunit beta/FixA family protein, whose translation is MKILVAVKRVVDYNVKVRVKSDNSGVDIANVKMSMNPFDEIAVEEAVRLKEAGIATEIVVVTAGVTQCQETLRTALAIGADRAILVETDTELQPLAVAKILKALSDKEQVQVIILGKQAIDDDSNQTGQMLASLMDIPQATFASKVVIADGKATVTREVDGGLETIALSLPAVITTDLRLNEPRYVTLPNIMKAKKKTIDIVKPEDLGVDIAPRLKTLKVEEPPKRSAGVMVADVTALVDKLKNEAKVI